One Tolypothrix bouteillei VB521301 DNA window includes the following coding sequences:
- a CDS encoding Ycf66 family protein, translated as MLAHVLALTVGLGSIALYLAAFFFPEIHRKNDFIWSGVGLFYALVLWIFAPRITGGLLLGHVASVALLGWFGWQTLSLRRQLTPTAQQTQIPNAEEVKTNLGSSVSKLSLQERFAPLQQWLSRTFSRPKDKVQHTGVTKTPETSNAAVSPTAAPKVEIVDQRSAIAQPPVTVTETTTPTYEQPAEPVTPVDSEAKTKLVTEPIPPNPPSPELVEAARESAEDKTPPLPVVEVAPDAVLAPPAEEPPEQVPPNPST; from the coding sequence ATGCTGGCACACGTCCTAGCGTTGACAGTCGGTCTGGGTAGTATAGCGCTTTACTTAGCAGCTTTCTTTTTCCCAGAAATCCACCGCAAGAATGATTTTATCTGGAGCGGTGTAGGGCTGTTCTACGCCTTGGTTTTATGGATATTCGCACCACGCATTACTGGAGGTCTTTTGCTGGGTCATGTGGCTAGTGTCGCTCTTTTGGGATGGTTTGGCTGGCAAACACTCTCACTGCGCCGTCAACTGACGCCTACGGCTCAACAAACCCAAATACCAAATGCCGAAGAGGTCAAAACGAACCTTGGAAGCTCGGTTTCTAAGCTGTCACTGCAAGAACGATTCGCCCCGTTGCAACAGTGGTTGAGCCGCACCTTCTCTCGTCCAAAAGATAAGGTTCAACACACTGGAGTCACGAAAACCCCCGAAACTTCAAACGCTGCAGTATCTCCTACAGCAGCGCCAAAGGTTGAGATTGTTGACCAACGCAGTGCGATCGCACAACCGCCTGTCACTGTTACTGAAACTACAACCCCAACATACGAACAACCAGCAGAACCAGTCACACCCGTTGATTCGGAAGCAAAAACCAAGCTGGTTACAGAACCAATTCCACCAAATCCCCCATCTCCAGAATTGGTGGAAGCCGCTCGAGAGAGTGCTGAGGATAAAACACCCCCTCTTCCTGTAGTAGAAGTTGCTCCCGATGCTGTACTGGCTCCGCCTGCTGAAGAACCTCCCGAACAAGTTCCACCCAATCCATCAACTTAG
- a CDS encoding S66 peptidase family protein — protein sequence MINRRDFLIGLAASSSVFASPLKLGIAASQPLLKPKRLQAGSGVGIVSPAGATFVREQLNIVVDAVKALGLVPKLAPHVLERYGYLAGKDKDRASDINQFFADPSVAAILPIRGGWGCSRMLPYLDYDRIRKNPKIVVGFSDITSLILGLNAKTNLVTFHGPNGLSSWRTTQTESFRRVLFNAETVTFKNEKDSGDSDRLMQVKYRVQTISSGKAKGKLIGGNLSVLSAIVGSPYLPNFNGAILFLEDLNENVYRIDRMMTQLKIAGLFDKLAGFIFGQCSDCLPDADYGSLTFEEVLWDHIKPLGIPAWSGAAIGHLENVLTLPLGLDVEIDADAGTIRMLEPAVR from the coding sequence ATGATAAATCGCCGTGACTTTCTGATTGGACTAGCCGCTAGTTCTTCCGTATTCGCGTCTCCATTGAAGTTGGGGATAGCAGCTAGTCAACCACTGTTAAAACCCAAACGCTTGCAAGCCGGATCTGGTGTGGGAATAGTTAGCCCCGCTGGTGCTACATTTGTTCGCGAACAACTTAATATAGTTGTAGATGCAGTCAAAGCCTTAGGATTAGTTCCCAAACTCGCACCTCATGTTCTAGAACGGTATGGTTATTTAGCAGGTAAAGACAAAGATCGCGCCTCTGACATCAATCAATTTTTTGCCGATCCTTCCGTAGCAGCGATTTTACCAATTCGCGGTGGATGGGGATGCAGCCGAATGTTGCCTTATCTAGATTACGATCGCATTCGCAAAAATCCCAAAATTGTAGTTGGTTTCAGCGATATCACGTCATTAATCCTCGGCTTGAATGCGAAAACTAATCTTGTGACATTTCACGGTCCCAACGGACTCAGTTCTTGGAGAACAACTCAAACAGAATCTTTTCGGCGCGTTTTGTTTAATGCTGAAACTGTCACCTTTAAAAATGAGAAAGATAGCGGTGATTCTGACCGCTTGATGCAAGTTAAATACCGAGTTCAAACTATTTCTTCTGGTAAAGCCAAAGGTAAGCTGATTGGAGGGAACCTTTCCGTTTTATCAGCAATTGTTGGCTCTCCTTATTTACCCAATTTTAATGGTGCTATTTTATTTTTGGAGGATTTGAACGAGAATGTATATCGTATAGATCGGATGATGACTCAGTTAAAAATAGCGGGTTTATTTGATAAACTAGCTGGTTTTATTTTTGGGCAATGCTCTGATTGTTTGCCTGATGCAGACTATGGCTCTTTGACCTTTGAAGAGGTTTTATGGGATCATATCAAACCCTTGGGCATTCCTGCATGGTCTGGTGCTGCGATCGGACATCTTGAAAATGTGCTGACATTGCCTCTTGGTCTGGATGTGGAAATAGATGCTGATGCTGGGACAATTCGGATGTTAGAACCTGCTGTTCGGTAA
- a CDS encoding serine/threonine-protein kinase: protein MSYCLNPFCPNPQHTNDGKFCLTCGSKLLLKERYRAIKPLGQGGFGRTFLAVDEDKPSKPRCVIKQFFPQAQGTSTVEKAVELFTQEAMRLDELGKHPQIPELLAYFTQDDRQYLVQEFIDGLNLAEELAQRGAFNEAEIRHLLNDLLPVLQFCHERQVIHRDIKPENIIQRRSTASAIGNLVLVDFGAAKAATYTALNRTGTSIGSPEYVAPEQIRGKAVFASDIFSLGVTCIHLLTQCSPFDIYDTYNATWVWQQHLKTPVSNELRYILDKMLEPTVAQRYQTVNAVLTDLNRQQQVALASPTPVTPVSTPPAPQKSTSANSTNDIIDKELQEIKTKLLGGRSGGNSNNVNKNTQFQPTQKPQPSSKSIIDDELEELKAKYKNANPDSAD, encoded by the coding sequence ATGAGCTATTGCCTAAATCCTTTTTGTCCCAACCCCCAGCATACCAATGATGGCAAGTTTTGCTTGACTTGCGGTTCCAAACTACTCCTGAAAGAACGATATCGTGCAATTAAACCATTAGGGCAAGGAGGTTTTGGCAGAACCTTCTTAGCTGTGGATGAGGATAAACCGTCTAAGCCACGTTGTGTTATCAAACAATTTTTTCCCCAAGCCCAAGGCACGAGTACAGTAGAGAAGGCTGTTGAGTTGTTTACTCAAGAAGCAATGCGCCTTGACGAACTGGGGAAACATCCACAAATCCCGGAACTCCTTGCTTATTTTACTCAAGACGATCGGCAGTATCTTGTACAAGAATTTATTGATGGGCTAAATTTGGCTGAAGAATTGGCACAAAGGGGTGCTTTTAATGAGGCGGAAATTCGGCACTTACTCAACGACTTACTGCCAGTGTTGCAGTTTTGTCATGAAAGACAAGTCATTCACAGAGATATTAAACCAGAAAATATCATTCAACGCAGATCTACAGCCTCAGCTATTGGAAATCTTGTTTTGGTAGACTTTGGAGCTGCAAAAGCAGCGACTTACACCGCCTTAAACAGGACTGGTACTAGTATTGGTAGCCCGGAATATGTTGCACCCGAACAAATCAGAGGAAAAGCCGTTTTTGCCAGTGACATATTTAGTTTGGGCGTGACTTGCATTCATCTCCTCACTCAGTGTTCTCCCTTTGACATATACGACACTTATAATGCGACTTGGGTTTGGCAGCAGCATCTTAAAACTCCCGTCAGTAATGAATTGAGATACATTCTTGACAAAATGTTGGAACCTACTGTTGCCCAACGCTATCAAACAGTCAACGCAGTCCTCACGGATTTGAATCGCCAACAGCAAGTCGCCCTCGCATCACCAACACCAGTCACTCCTGTCAGTACACCTCCTGCTCCACAGAAATCGACTTCTGCCAACTCCACGAATGACATTATTGATAAAGAATTGCAAGAAATAAAAACAAAGCTGTTGGGGGGTCGCAGTGGTGGGAACTCAAACAATGTAAATAAAAATACCCAATTCCAGCCTACACAAAAACCTCAGCCTTCTAGTAAAAGTATTATTGATGATGAATTAGAGGAATTAAAAGCTAAGTATAAAAATGCGAACCCAGACTCAGCAGATTAA
- a CDS encoding ParA family protein: MGHIIATANMKGGVGKTTLTVNMATCLTKNHGKRVLVLDLDSQISATLSLMSPVDFAKLRKQQRTLRYLLDQIINSSSRKKLTIQDIIQHQVCNLPGLDLLPGDIDLYDEFVVSEMLYQQAVNLGENEFENIWNRFERVLLGKVLEPVLQEYDFILLDCAPGYNLLTRSALATSNFYILPAKPEPLSVVGIQLLERRIAQLKESHEQEANLGIQMLGIVFTMSNANFLSGRYYKQVIQRVHQDFGDEKVCQTQIPTDVNVAKAVDTFMPAVLHTPQSAGSKAFTQLTQELLQKLEKAKVENQQQGNLQFATT, translated from the coding sequence ATGGGACATATCATTGCTACTGCAAATATGAAGGGCGGCGTTGGCAAAACCACTCTTACAGTCAATATGGCGACTTGTTTAACCAAAAATCATGGTAAGCGAGTCCTCGTTCTGGATTTAGATAGTCAAATCAGCGCTACACTCAGTCTGATGTCGCCTGTGGACTTTGCCAAACTCCGAAAGCAACAACGGACGCTGAGGTATTTACTCGACCAAATTATCAATTCATCGTCAAGAAAAAAATTGACAATTCAAGATATTATTCAACATCAGGTTTGCAATCTTCCAGGATTAGACTTATTGCCAGGAGATATTGACCTATATGATGAATTTGTTGTCTCGGAAATGCTGTATCAGCAAGCAGTCAATTTGGGTGAAAACGAGTTTGAAAATATTTGGAATCGGTTTGAAAGAGTGTTACTGGGGAAAGTTTTAGAACCCGTTCTTCAAGAATATGATTTTATTCTCTTAGATTGCGCTCCTGGATATAACCTTTTGACTCGCAGTGCTTTAGCAACCAGTAACTTCTACATACTTCCTGCAAAACCAGAACCCTTATCTGTGGTAGGAATTCAACTGTTAGAACGGCGCATTGCTCAGTTGAAAGAAAGTCACGAACAGGAAGCCAATCTGGGCATACAAATGCTGGGAATTGTTTTTACAATGTCTAACGCCAACTTTCTCAGTGGTAGGTACTACAAACAAGTTATACAACGCGTTCATCAAGATTTTGGCGACGAAAAAGTTTGCCAGACGCAAATACCAACTGACGTGAATGTTGCAAAGGCTGTTGATACTTTTATGCCAGCTGTCTTACACACTCCTCAATCAGCAGGTTCAAAAGCGTTTACTCAACTCACACAAGAGTTGTTGCAGAAGTTGGAAAAAGCTAAGGTGGAAAACCAGCAACAAGGTAACTTGCAATTTGCCACCACTTAA
- the gndA gene encoding NADP-dependent phosphogluconate dehydrogenase has product MTQQSFGVIGLAVMGENIALNVERNGFPIAVYNRSRDKTDKFMAERANGRNVKAAFTLEEFVAALERPRRILIMVQAGKPVDAVISQLRPLLDEGDIIIDGGNSWFEDTDRRTQELEPAGFRFIGMGVSGGEEGALNGPSLMPGGTQSSYQYLEPIFTKIAAQVDDGACVTYVGPGGSGHYVKMVHNGIEYGDMQLIAEAYDLLKNAAGLDHNQLHQVFSEWNTTDELNSFLIEITANIFPYVDQDTHLPLVDLIVDSAGQKGTGRWTVQTALELGVAIPTITAAVNGRIMSSYKQERIAASKILTGPTGKYEGDSKEFINKVRDALYCSKICSYAQGMALLSRASQTYNWNLKLGELARIWKGGCIIRAGFLNKIKNAFGENSSLPNLLLAPEFKQTILDRQNAWRDVLVTAAKLGIPVPAFSASLDYFDSYRRDRLPQNLTQAQRDYFGAHTYERVDKPGVFHTEWVPITEKNS; this is encoded by the coding sequence ATGACACAGCAAAGCTTTGGTGTGATTGGTCTAGCCGTCATGGGCGAGAACATCGCTCTAAACGTTGAGCGAAACGGCTTTCCAATCGCAGTTTACAACCGCTCGCGCGATAAGACCGATAAATTCATGGCGGAGCGTGCTAACGGAAGAAACGTCAAAGCCGCGTTTACTCTGGAAGAGTTTGTAGCTGCCTTGGAACGTCCCAGACGAATTTTGATTATGGTTCAAGCTGGTAAGCCTGTAGACGCAGTGATTAGTCAGCTGAGACCTTTGCTAGACGAAGGCGACATCATTATCGACGGTGGCAACTCTTGGTTTGAAGATACAGATCGGCGCACTCAAGAATTGGAACCTGCTGGTTTTCGATTCATTGGAATGGGCGTCAGTGGTGGTGAAGAAGGAGCACTCAATGGTCCTTCACTCATGCCAGGAGGGACACAAAGCTCTTACCAGTATTTGGAGCCGATTTTTACAAAAATTGCGGCTCAAGTCGATGATGGTGCTTGCGTAACCTACGTCGGTCCCGGTGGTTCCGGTCACTACGTGAAAATGGTACATAACGGCATTGAGTATGGTGATATGCAGCTAATTGCAGAAGCCTACGATTTGCTGAAAAATGCTGCAGGACTGGATCACAATCAGCTACATCAAGTTTTTAGTGAGTGGAACACCACCGACGAACTAAATTCTTTCTTGATTGAAATTACTGCCAATATCTTCCCCTATGTTGACCAAGATACACATTTACCTTTGGTAGATTTGATTGTTGACTCAGCAGGTCAAAAGGGAACCGGACGTTGGACAGTACAAACTGCTTTGGAATTGGGTGTTGCCATTCCGACCATTACCGCCGCAGTTAATGGTCGAATCATGTCTTCCTACAAGCAAGAACGTATTGCAGCATCTAAGATCCTCACAGGTCCAACAGGCAAGTATGAGGGTGATAGCAAAGAGTTTATCAACAAAGTTCGAGATGCTCTCTACTGCTCAAAAATCTGTTCCTACGCTCAAGGAATGGCTTTGCTATCCAGAGCTTCCCAAACATATAACTGGAACTTAAAACTGGGTGAATTGGCTCGGATTTGGAAGGGTGGCTGTATCATTCGGGCTGGATTTTTGAACAAGATCAAGAATGCTTTTGGCGAAAATTCATCTCTACCCAACCTGCTCTTAGCCCCTGAATTTAAACAGACAATTCTTGACAGGCAAAATGCTTGGCGGGACGTTTTAGTAACCGCAGCAAAACTAGGTATCCCAGTACCCGCGTTCAGCGCTTCCTTGGATTACTTTGATAGCTACCGTCGCGATCGCCTACCTCAAAACCTGACTCAAGCACAACGCGACTACTTTGGAGCACATACCTACGAGCGTGTAGATAAACCTGGTGTTTTCCACACTGAGTGGGTTCCCATTACTGAAAAGAACAGCTAA
- a CDS encoding response regulator: MLKDKDSTDKGAILIVDDTPTNLEILFDLLSNSGFTVLIAEDGESAIERAVYSPPDLILLDVLMPGMDGFETCRRLKANESTKDIPVIFMTALSEAIDKVKGLSLGAVDYVTKPLMHEEVLARIELHLRLRNLTKTLLQQNLRLEEEISERKQAEHKIHEQAALLDITTDAILVRDLNNEIHYWNKGAEHLYGWTATEAISKNANELLYQPETVSQLQEIQKKLAESGTWQGELNQVHKEGQRIIVASRWTLIRHKNGQPKSILVVNTDITEKKQLESQLLRAQRLESIGTLAGGIAHDLNNIFTPILASAQLLQIKLPDIDERNSQVLKIIENNTKRGAALVKQVLQFARGVEGKRTIVQISSLFLEIEQIVRETFPKSIEFFTSVKPDLWAVFGDATHLHQVLMNLIVNARDAMANGGVLNLQAENQFIDDRYARINLDASVGPYVAIAVTDSGIGMSSEIADRIFEPFFTTKEFGKGTGLGLSTVRGIIKSHGGFVTVDSKVGVGTEFKIFLPAVAVTATPYVEDLELPKGNGELILVIDDEVNILETTKISLEAYNYKVLTASNGIDAIALYAQQKHEINLVLVDMMMPMMDGAVTIRTIQKLNPNALIVAVSGLSGDKLAGTTGVKAFISKPYMAEDLLQTLHNVLRHKSSNSISYQNSYDKSP, from the coding sequence ATGCTAAAGGACAAAGATTCTACTGATAAGGGTGCGATCTTAATTGTCGATGACACACCCACTAATTTAGAAATACTGTTTGATTTACTATCCAACTCTGGATTTACGGTTTTGATTGCTGAAGATGGGGAGAGCGCGATCGAAAGAGCGGTATATTCTCCACCCGATCTCATTCTCTTAGATGTTCTGATGCCAGGAATGGATGGCTTTGAAACTTGCCGTCGTTTAAAAGCCAATGAATCAACAAAAGATATTCCTGTCATTTTTATGACCGCACTGTCTGAAGCAATAGACAAGGTCAAAGGTTTAAGCCTCGGTGCGGTGGACTACGTCACTAAACCTCTCATGCATGAAGAGGTTTTAGCCCGGATCGAACTCCATTTAAGACTTCGGAATCTAACGAAGACGCTCTTGCAGCAAAATTTGCGTTTGGAAGAGGAAATTTCCGAGCGCAAACAAGCAGAACACAAAATTCACGAACAAGCTGCTTTATTGGATATCACCACAGACGCAATTCTTGTTCGAGATTTAAATAATGAAATTCATTATTGGAATAAAGGTGCCGAACACTTGTATGGCTGGACAGCAACAGAAGCAATAAGTAAAAATGCTAACGAGCTTTTGTATCAGCCAGAAACAGTATCTCAACTTCAAGAAATTCAAAAAAAGCTAGCTGAAAGTGGCACCTGGCAAGGTGAGTTGAATCAGGTTCATAAGGAAGGTCAACGCATTATTGTTGCGAGTCGTTGGACGCTGATACGCCATAAAAACGGACAACCCAAGTCAATTCTTGTAGTTAACACCGACATTACAGAGAAAAAACAGCTAGAAAGCCAATTGTTACGCGCTCAAAGACTGGAAAGTATTGGAACACTCGCCGGTGGTATTGCCCACGATTTGAATAATATATTTACTCCTATCTTGGCTTCAGCACAACTGCTACAGATTAAACTCCCTGATATTGATGAGCGAAACTCGCAAGTCTTAAAAATTATCGAAAATAACACCAAACGAGGTGCTGCATTGGTCAAACAAGTGTTGCAATTTGCACGGGGAGTCGAAGGCAAGCGTACAATTGTGCAAATTAGCTCTTTGTTTTTGGAAATTGAGCAGATCGTTCGAGAAACATTTCCCAAATCTATTGAATTTTTTACGAGTGTAAAACCAGACCTCTGGGCTGTTTTTGGGGATGCTACACACCTGCATCAAGTTCTGATGAACTTAATTGTGAATGCTCGTGATGCTATGGCGAACGGCGGTGTTCTGAACCTACAAGCCGAAAACCAATTTATTGACGATCGTTACGCTCGTATTAATTTGGATGCGAGTGTTGGTCCTTACGTTGCGATCGCAGTGACTGATTCAGGAATTGGGATGTCGTCCGAAATTGCCGACAGAATATTCGAGCCTTTCTTTACTACAAAAGAGTTTGGCAAAGGAACGGGGCTGGGTCTTTCAACAGTCAGGGGTATCATTAAAAGTCATGGCGGTTTTGTCACCGTCGATAGCAAGGTTGGAGTAGGAACTGAGTTTAAGATATTTTTGCCTGCAGTGGCAGTCACAGCGACCCCATATGTGGAAGATCTCGAACTACCAAAGGGCAATGGAGAATTGATTCTCGTCATAGATGACGAAGTCAATATTCTCGAGACGACCAAAATTTCATTAGAAGCTTATAATTACAAAGTGTTAACAGCTAGCAATGGGATTGATGCGATCGCACTTTATGCCCAACAAAAACACGAAATTAACTTGGTATTAGTGGACATGATGATGCCAATGATGGATGGTGCAGTCACCATTCGCACAATACAAAAACTAAATCCAAATGCTTTGATTGTTGCGGTAAGTGGTTTATCAGGCGATAAATTAGCAGGGACTACTGGAGTGAAAGCATTTATATCCAAACCTTACATGGCTGAAGATTTATTGCAAACACTACACAATGTTCTGCGCCATAAATCGAGCAACTCGATTTCATACCAAAACTCTTATGATAAATCGCCGTGA
- a CDS encoding NblA/ycf18 family protein — MNKSMELSLEQQFNLRIFEDYVRQMSREQAQDFLIEMQEHMMLKENMYKTLLKQDWGISADQIFM; from the coding sequence ATGAATAAGTCTATGGAATTATCTCTAGAGCAACAATTTAATCTAAGAATCTTTGAAGATTATGTAAGGCAGATGTCTCGCGAACAGGCACAAGATTTTCTCATTGAGATGCAAGAGCACATGATGCTCAAGGAAAATATGTACAAAACTTTGCTAAAGCAAGACTGGGGAATTAGCGCAGACCAAATCTTTATGTAA
- the ileS gene encoding isoleucine--tRNA ligase has protein sequence MTEPGSYKDTVNLPKTNFDMRANAIKREPEIQKFWEENKIYERLSEENPGDLFILHDGPPYANGSLHIGHALNKILKDIINRYQLLRGRKARYVPGWDCHGLPIELKVLQNMKQAERQNLTPLQLRQKAKEFALSAVDEQRDSFKRYGVWGDWGHPYLTLKPEYEAAQIGVFGQMVLKGYIYRGLKPVHWSPSSKTALAEAELEYPEGHTSRSIYAAFKMTSLSEAVKPVLGEFLPELAVAIWTTTPWTIPGNLAVALNPELNYAVVEVSRQDAKTQSDPGNVAPLGEANFKYLIVAADLVERLSTVLEAQLTVKATVKGKDLEYSTYRHPLFDRESPIVIGGDYVTTDSGTGLVHTAPGHGQEDYIVGQRYSLPVLAPVDDNGNFTKEAGEFAGLNVLGDGNQAIIDALTAAGSLLKEEAYVHKYPYDWRTKKPTIFRATEQWFASVEGFRDEALKAIASVKWIPSQGENRITPMVAERSDWCISRQRSWGVPIPVFYDEETGEPLLNEESISHVQAIFAEKGSDAWWELSVEELLPEKERNNGRSYRKGTDTMDVWFDSGSSWAAVANQRSQLDYPVDMYLEGSDQHRGWFQSSLLTSVAVNNCAPYKTVLTHGFVLDEQGRKMSKSLGNVVDPATVILGGKDQKKEPGYGADVVRLWVSSVDYSADVRLGNNIIKQLADIRNKIRNTARFLLGNLHDFDPEKDAVPLEELPSLDRYMLHRMTEVFQEVTEAFDSFQFFRFFQTVQNFCVVDLSNFYLDVAKDRLYISAPNAFRRRSCQTVLRIALENLARAIAPVLCHMAEDIWQFLPYKTPYKSVFEAGWVQLEEGWKNPELAACWQQLRQLRTDVNKVLEEARVAKTIGSSLEAKVLLCILDEQLRSSVTALNASQNGIDELRYLFLTSQVDLLDSPETAQSSKYNLQSETWALGVADADGHKCDRCWNYSTRVGEFTEHPLICERCVSALAGEF, from the coding sequence GTGACAGAACCTGGAAGCTACAAAGACACTGTAAACTTACCTAAGACCAACTTTGATATGCGGGCAAACGCTATCAAGCGCGAACCTGAAATCCAAAAGTTTTGGGAAGAAAATAAGATTTATGAACGCCTGTCTGAAGAAAATCCAGGCGACTTATTTATATTGCATGATGGGCCACCTTATGCTAATGGTTCCCTGCATATCGGTCACGCTCTAAATAAAATTCTTAAAGACATTATTAATCGCTACCAACTGCTGCGCGGTCGTAAGGCTCGTTACGTACCTGGTTGGGACTGTCACGGTTTGCCTATCGAATTGAAAGTTTTGCAGAATATGAAGCAAGCAGAACGGCAAAACTTGACGCCTTTGCAACTGCGTCAGAAAGCGAAGGAATTTGCCCTGTCTGCAGTCGATGAACAACGAGACAGTTTCAAACGATACGGTGTGTGGGGTGATTGGGGACATCCCTATCTCACGCTAAAGCCAGAATATGAAGCAGCGCAAATTGGTGTTTTCGGTCAAATGGTCCTCAAAGGCTACATCTATCGAGGATTGAAACCAGTACACTGGAGCCCAAGTTCTAAAACAGCTTTAGCAGAAGCTGAGTTGGAATATCCGGAAGGTCACACTTCGCGGAGTATCTACGCTGCGTTTAAAATGACAAGTTTGTCGGAAGCAGTGAAACCAGTTTTGGGTGAGTTTTTACCTGAGTTAGCTGTTGCTATCTGGACTACCACTCCTTGGACTATTCCAGGTAACTTGGCTGTTGCACTCAATCCAGAACTCAATTACGCAGTAGTGGAAGTGTCACGCCAAGATGCGAAGACGCAAAGCGATCCTGGCAATGTTGCGCCTTTAGGTGAGGCAAATTTCAAATATCTTATCGTTGCTGCGGATTTGGTAGAACGTCTCTCTACGGTTCTTGAGGCGCAATTAACTGTCAAAGCAACCGTCAAAGGAAAAGATTTAGAGTATTCTACCTACCGTCATCCTCTCTTCGATCGCGAAAGTCCAATAGTCATTGGTGGAGATTATGTCACCACTGACTCCGGTACTGGATTGGTACACACGGCTCCCGGTCACGGTCAAGAAGACTACATTGTAGGTCAACGCTACAGTTTACCTGTCCTTGCACCTGTGGATGATAACGGTAATTTTACTAAGGAAGCGGGAGAGTTTGCTGGGTTAAATGTTCTTGGGGATGGCAATCAAGCTATCATTGATGCGCTAACTGCGGCTGGTTCTCTGCTGAAGGAGGAAGCTTACGTCCACAAGTATCCCTACGATTGGCGGACTAAGAAACCTACCATTTTCCGGGCTACAGAACAGTGGTTTGCTTCGGTGGAAGGATTTAGGGATGAAGCACTCAAAGCGATCGCATCTGTAAAATGGATTCCCTCCCAAGGTGAAAATCGCATTACCCCAATGGTAGCCGAACGTTCTGATTGGTGTATCTCCCGTCAGCGCAGTTGGGGTGTACCGATCCCCGTATTCTACGATGAAGAAACGGGAGAACCTTTACTGAATGAAGAAAGCATCTCCCACGTACAAGCAATATTTGCTGAAAAAGGGTCTGATGCTTGGTGGGAACTATCAGTAGAAGAGTTGTTACCAGAAAAAGAGCGCAACAACGGTCGGTCTTACCGGAAAGGAACTGACACCATGGATGTGTGGTTTGACTCTGGTTCCTCTTGGGCGGCTGTAGCGAACCAGCGATCGCAACTCGACTATCCTGTTGATATGTATTTGGAAGGTTCCGACCAACATCGCGGTTGGTTTCAATCGAGTTTGCTTACAAGTGTAGCGGTTAATAATTGTGCGCCTTACAAAACTGTATTAACTCACGGTTTTGTCTTGGATGAACAAGGTCGCAAAATGAGTAAATCATTAGGAAATGTGGTAGACCCAGCGACTGTCATCTTGGGGGGGAAAGACCAGAAAAAAGAACCGGGCTACGGTGCTGATGTTGTAAGGTTGTGGGTCTCTTCTGTAGACTACTCTGCCGATGTACGCTTGGGCAATAACATCATCAAGCAACTAGCAGATATTCGCAACAAGATTCGCAATACTGCGAGGTTCTTACTGGGTAATCTGCACGATTTTGACCCGGAAAAAGATGCTGTACCCCTAGAAGAATTGCCTTCTCTTGACCGCTATATGCTGCACCGCATGACAGAAGTGTTTCAGGAAGTGACGGAAGCGTTTGACAGCTTTCAGTTTTTCCGCTTTTTCCAAACGGTGCAGAATTTTTGCGTGGTGGATTTGTCCAACTTCTATCTGGATGTGGCAAAAGACAGGCTGTATATCAGTGCGCCAAACGCGTTCCGCCGCCGCAGCTGTCAGACAGTCTTGAGGATTGCTTTGGAAAATTTAGCACGTGCGATCGCTCCCGTACTGTGTCATATGGCAGAAGATATTTGGCAGTTCCTCCCCTACAAAACGCCTTATAAATCTGTATTTGAAGCGGGTTGGGTGCAGTTAGAGGAGGGATGGAAAAACCCAGAACTAGCAGCATGCTGGCAACAATTGCGACAACTTCGCACAGATGTTAACAAGGTGCTCGAAGAAGCAAGGGTCGCCAAAACCATCGGTTCTTCCTTAGAAGCCAAGGTATTGTTATGTATACTCGATGAGCAGTTGCGTTCTTCTGTGACAGCCCTAAATGCCAGCCAGAATGGAATAGATGAGTTACGTTATCTATTTTTAACTTCTCAGGTCGATTTACTTGATTCTCCAGAAACGGCTCAAAGCTCGAAGTACAACTTACAGTCAGAGACATGGGCTTTAGGTGTAGCTGACGCAGATGGACATAAGTGCGATCGATGTTGGAACTACTCCACTCGAGTGGGAGAATTTACCGAACATCCTCTCATTTGCGAACGTTGTGTTTCAGCTTTAGCAGGGGAATTTTAA
- a CDS encoding PIN domain-containing protein, with the protein MARASAYHSALGCYTISTITVLEIVKGWHKLQREDKIQHLFSEIINIEVLALELSDAQLAGRIYADLERTGQPIGLADAMIAAIAVQKNLILVSGNLSHYQRTQGLGYSLKLDNWRI; encoded by the coding sequence GTGGCTAGAGCTTCAGCTTACCATTCTGCACTTGGTTGCTACACAATCTCTACCATCACTGTGTTGGAAATTGTCAAAGGTTGGCATAAGCTTCAACGTGAAGACAAGATTCAGCATTTATTTTCGGAAATTATTAATATAGAAGTGTTAGCACTTGAACTAAGTGATGCTCAATTAGCAGGACGCATTTATGCTGATTTGGAACGCACTGGGCAACCGATAGGACTCGCCGATGCCATGATTGCTGCGATCGCAGTACAAAAGAATTTAATTTTAGTTAGTGGTAATTTGTCGCATTATCAGCGAACTCAAGGGCTGGGTTACAGCTTAAAGCTGGATAATTGGCGAATATAA